The following coding sequences are from one Megamonas funiformis window:
- the rimO gene encoding 30S ribosomal protein S12 methylthiotransferase RimO, translating to MLKAGFISLGCSKNLVDTEVMLGILAKNNIEITAEPAKADILIVNTCTFIQSAKEESITTILNMAEYKQEGKGKCRSLIIAGCMGQRYGQELLEEFPEVDAIVGTGAWSRIMEAVEATIQERKRVLITGESKEIYTASTPRIFTTPFYSAYIKIAEGCNHRCAYCAIPYVRGNYRSRTIEDIKQEVEALAEKGVKEFNIIAQDTTYYGRDIYGKPSLVELLKELVKIEKVKWLRIQYAYPHTFTDELIDLIASEDKICNYVDLPLQHAHNDVLKRMRRSDTKESVEALLAKLRERIPGVVIRSSFIVGFPGETDSQYTTLRNFVEKQRFDKVGIFSYSREEGTPAYDMPNQVDENIMQERYHDLMSLQSKISETINIEMEGKVLDVLIEGRDDEQHMAYGRSYREAPDVDGQVFIEGDDISQPGDIVKVRILQGFDYDVVGERVDA from the coding sequence ATGTTAAAAGCCGGTTTTATAAGTTTAGGTTGTTCTAAAAACCTAGTAGATACAGAAGTTATGCTAGGTATTTTAGCCAAAAATAATATTGAGATCACAGCTGAACCAGCAAAGGCAGATATTTTAATTGTAAATACATGTACTTTTATTCAATCTGCTAAAGAAGAATCTATCACAACTATTTTGAATATGGCAGAATATAAACAAGAAGGCAAAGGAAAATGTCGTTCTTTGATTATTGCTGGTTGTATGGGTCAGCGTTATGGTCAGGAATTATTAGAAGAATTTCCAGAAGTAGATGCTATCGTTGGCACTGGTGCATGGAGCCGTATTATGGAAGCTGTTGAAGCTACTATTCAAGAAAGAAAACGTGTATTGATTACAGGTGAATCTAAAGAAATTTACACTGCTTCAACACCACGTATTTTTACTACTCCATTTTATAGTGCATATATTAAAATTGCCGAAGGTTGTAATCATCGTTGCGCATATTGTGCTATTCCATATGTACGTGGTAATTATCGCAGCCGTACTATTGAGGATATTAAGCAGGAAGTTGAAGCTTTAGCTGAAAAAGGTGTAAAAGAATTTAATATTATTGCGCAAGATACAACTTATTATGGTAGAGATATCTATGGAAAACCATCTTTAGTGGAATTATTAAAAGAATTAGTTAAAATTGAGAAAGTAAAATGGTTGCGTATACAATACGCTTATCCACATACATTTACAGATGAATTAATCGATTTGATTGCTAGTGAAGATAAAATCTGTAATTATGTAGATTTACCATTACAACATGCTCATAATGATGTATTAAAACGTATGCGTCGCAGTGATACAAAAGAAAGTGTAGAAGCCTTATTAGCTAAATTGCGTGAACGTATTCCAGGTGTTGTAATTCGTTCTAGCTTTATTGTTGGTTTCCCTGGAGAAACAGATTCTCAATATACTACACTTCGCAATTTTGTAGAAAAACAACGTTTTGATAAAGTAGGTATTTTCTCTTATTCTCGTGAAGAAGGAACACCTGCTTATGATATGCCAAATCAAGTTGATGAAAATATCATGCAGGAACGCTATCATGATTTAATGAGTCTTCAAAGTAAAATTTCTGAAACTATCAATATTGAGATGGAAGGTAAAGTTCTTGATGTGTTGATTGAAGGTCGCGATGATGAACAACATATGGCATATGGTCGTTCTTATCGTGAAGCTCCAGATGTAGATGGTCAAGTATTTATCGAAGGTGATGATATCAGTCAGCCAGGCGATATTGTTAAAGTTAGAATTTTACAAGGCTTTGATTATGATGTAGTGGGTGAACGCGTAGACGCGTAA
- a CDS encoding ABC transporter substrate-binding protein, producing MRRYIPLLIIGLCIVFMVLATLLYTTQSVGKKEQANKFIPVTKTLTVYTTIPVEMASIIASEYQKDANIQVNFIPIAKEDLINNFQHNNIKDVDMVLADSTVLEELKSLNALTSNISEEEDIVKERFKDNNNSWIGVWYDPIVFCYNLDYVKNNWQIPLTWNDLAQNNNIKIAMTDFMVASAAANVLYSLSQDKNIDNTMLLMQQIHAKVVRYAKYLSTPVRMVGMGEADVAIAVQSETLRYINDNYPISIIYPKDGTAYQLTAVGIVKDSNQQVEANNFIKWLLSDDIQISLQKNRYYYVPTNYTSLTYKEFAGKNIRFLEKNNIFDENAKKAILDEWVTNVRLKN from the coding sequence ATGCGACGATATATACCTTTATTGATAATTGGGTTATGTATTGTATTTATGGTATTAGCGACTTTACTTTATACAACACAAAGTGTTGGCAAAAAAGAACAAGCCAATAAATTTATACCTGTAACTAAAACTTTAACAGTATATACTACAATTCCTGTAGAGATGGCTTCGATTATTGCTAGTGAATATCAAAAAGATGCTAATATTCAAGTTAATTTTATTCCTATAGCAAAAGAGGATTTAATAAATAATTTTCAACATAATAATATAAAAGATGTTGATATGGTCTTAGCAGATTCAACAGTTTTAGAAGAATTAAAAAGTTTAAATGCATTGACAAGCAATATATCTGAAGAAGAAGATATTGTAAAAGAGCGATTTAAAGATAATAATAATTCTTGGATTGGTGTATGGTATGACCCTATTGTTTTTTGTTATAATTTAGATTATGTGAAAAATAATTGGCAAATTCCTTTGACTTGGAATGATTTAGCACAGAATAATAATATAAAAATAGCTATGACAGATTTTATGGTGGCTTCAGCTGCTGCAAATGTATTGTATTCGTTAAGTCAAGATAAAAATATAGATAATACTATGTTGTTGATGCAACAAATTCATGCTAAAGTAGTGCGTTATGCTAAATATTTATCCACTCCAGTGCGTATGGTTGGTATGGGAGAGGCTGATGTTGCTATAGCAGTACAAAGTGAAACGTTGCGATATATAAATGATAATTATCCTATAAGCATCATTTATCCAAAAGACGGAACTGCATACCAATTGACAGCTGTAGGCATTGTTAAAGATAGTAATCAACAAGTAGAGGCAAATAATTTTATCAAATGGTTATTAAGTGATGATATTCAAATCAGCTTACAAAAAAATCGTTATTATTATGTACCAACAAATTACACATCTTTAACTTATAAAGAATTTGCAGGGAAAAATATAAGATTTTTAGAAAAGAATAATATTTTTGATGAAAATGCCAAAAAAGCTATTTTAGATGAATGGGTAACAAATGTGCGTTTAAAAAATTAA